The Pectobacterium wasabiae CFBP 3304 DNA segment TAAAAGGTGAATAATATAGTTAAAAAAATTGAATGAAAAAATAAAAATATTATACGTAGTATGCGTTTTGCGAGGAAAGATAGAATCCATAACGGCAAGATGATGATATCATTTAGCTTCTACTGTGATTCATAAGACCAATAGTTCTATTTTATAATTATAGCAAGATAGAAGAATTAGGGATGAAATCATCTTCTTATTTCAACCCTAAAATAAAACCCTGAAAATAATTACCATTGTGCTAATAATTCTCAAGATAATCGGGTAGCAGGTCATGTTCTTCTAAAAACCGCCGATGCTGCGCAATAACCGCAAAAGCTTGCTGCAACGGTTCCTGTATTTTCTCTGCACCTGCAACCCACTGCTGGTTATACAATAAGAATTCTTCTACCCTTTTCAGTTCCCCTAGTGACCATTGATCGACAGGGTCGTAAGCTTGCTCAAGTTCGGCGATATACGCCCGAAGCTCAGAGAGATAAAGCTGAAACAGATTAACATCAGCCACCGTGGCACAGGCCGCTCGATTAAAAAAAGCATCAAATGCCTGTTGAACTAATCCCCTATTCATATAATCCTCATCCTTAACTTATTTGATTTTTCGCAATGTATCCTATATCAAACTATTGCATGCGCGGTATCCGACACCGAATATACCGCAAATATTCTGCAAGGCCCCGGTTCGCAGCCGCGAAAAACACCACTTTCCAGATGTTCTTTAGCTTCATCAAAAGAGGCCAACAAGCAATGCTCATTGACGACCAACTCTTCCGCCATATGGTTACAGGATAAGTAGGAGCACTCAGGTGATTGCTCAAAGTAAAAAGAGACAATATCAAAACCCTGTAATATTTTTTGATCTGGTATCTTCACATTAGTGTCAAAAGATGTTTCCGGCTCGAACAGATTCCATTCTAGTGTATCTTCATCATACTGATATTCATATGCTTCATAATAAAATATCGTAGTATTGCTCATATCAATTCCTTCTTCTTTTGCCAGAGAATAAATAAGCTCAGGCGAATTAAACAACCAGTAGCCATTATGACGCCAGAACTGGATATACTCACAAAAGGAATCGGAGATACAACAACTTACCGAGTAAATATCCTTTACTTGAACTGTCTTTAACCAATCTGGTTTTAGTTCTACTCTTTTAGATAAATATCCTACTGGGATCATATCCGTTTAATCCTTAGCATTGGCAATGCCAAATTAAAAAAATAATAATCACCTCTCTAATAGGGAGATAATTAATATTTCCGAGACTGTAATTCATATTTATTCTTTGATGCTTTTTGTAAAACCCCAGATATAACCATTTCATCTAACAACGTTTTTACTTCGCAATCATTACATAATGAAAAGTATTGAGATAAGCGCCACGTATCAATTAACTTAGTGTTTTTTATATCACTATTAACATCGACTACCCTTACAGATTGGAGATCTTCTATTAAGAATTTTATACCTCTTCCATGCTTAATAAAACGCCATTCATCACCATTAACCAAAACATGCCCTTTCTTAGGGAAGTCTAACAACAACTCAAAATCCCGTATATCTGGATAAGCAATAAAGAAAGCTTTAATTAATTTATCTTGAAGAGTGATGAAATATAAAATTTCATTTTTAGTTATCATATTAATACTCTCCCCTCGTCTCAGAAATCTTGCATAAAAATCGGTTACTATGGTTGTAACGCGATTCTAAATCAGAACCTTACGAAATTGAAGTAAAAGAATCCTAACGGCAGGAAAAAGCACCGGTCTGGAGATTCATACATTAATTCAGAAGATCCGTTGATACATTGCCAGTATCGAAGAATTCTTTAAAGATCCTGACAACAAGATCGAAGTCTTTTATAAGTTGACGTTCAGGCCAAATCTCACCGAGAACAGTAATTTTGTTATCTACCTTTGACATATCCCAGTATGAGCGAACATCGGAGTCATTCTCCGAATATTCCAGTAAAGTGATTAAATAAAAACCATTTCCTGTTGAGACATCTATATTTACAGGGCCAACACTAGGTTCAGGTAAGACAACAAGCCTCATTGATCCCTGCTTCCCCCTTAATTTCAACAACAATTCCTTAACATCAGACCATTCAGGCCTACGTATTCTAGTAAAAGAATTTTTACCTGATAAATAAAACTCGGCTTCAAGTTCGGCTTTCATCAATTCGGCTCCCTGATAAAATTTTTATACCGGTTTCCCGGTACAGAACATCACCACTTCTTTCTTCATATGTCGTTAGTGATTTAAGCCCTTATTTAGCAACCATTTTACTACATTAGTGCTGTAATAAGAACAAATTCGCTCGCCACTCACCGCGGTATCCCGGTCATTAAGATTGAACTGCGGTTCTGACAGGCAGATAAAAAACCCTTGCCTTTTTAGGGACTGGGATTTTTTACTTTAAAATATAGTCAAACTTCTCATCCCAATGAAATTGAATGTCTTGTTGTTTCGTTTGTTCGAAGATTTGAACAATTTTATTAAAACATTCACCAAGACAACGCTTTGAATAATTAGAATTTACCCAGACTATTTTTACTGGTCTTTCTACATCATTACTTAATCGATCCCTAAGAGCATCTAAATTTCGCCCATAATAAGGAAAAAAATCTAATAAATCAGACATAGCCTTATGGAATTCAGGCTCACTATTTAAAATTTCCCCATCTAAAATAATCTCTTTCACATTTATTTCCATTTACCTATTGAGGTGTCACTCAGCGCAATAATCACCTAAGAGAAAAATTTTATCATCCCGCAGAAACTGGCACCATAAAAATACGTTTTGTAGTCAAGGTTTGTTGTTTCACTAAAAGTTACAATCCCTGATTTATTTTTTAATTTTTTAAATCTTCGTCAACCTATTACCATGTGGGAAATTTACCTTTCCCACTATGATTAAATAGTATACATAATCACTACACAGCGTTTATTACGGCATCCCCATTAACCAATTTTATATTTCATACAAATATAATTTGCTGTTAAATTAAAATTAACTAACTGATTATACTCATTCTCTGTAATTTCCACTTTTTGTTCTTCAGTACCATTGCCGCCTGAAAAACAGGAAAAAATATACCGATAATCATTTGTTTTCCTTACGATCCACCAATCATCGGTTGAGAATTCGTCATCTGTCAATGGGACTTTCTTAGGGTATAAAAATGGTTTCATTGTGTAGTATTTATCCACGTCATTCATTTTACTTACCACCATTATGTTTACTCAACTCACTCAACTCACTCAACGGGGAATCTTATTTGTGTGAAATTCTATCACGCAGTAAAACTAAATTCAAAGAACATCACCTGAACCTTCAGGGCCAAATGTTGATCTGAGTTGTGAAAAAATAACTTATAAAAAGATCCAGACCTGTTAACAATCGGAATTTATCATCTAATTTTAGATTAGATCTTCGCCATTTAGAAGTATGGCAACATTCTCTTCCCCTAATTCTCGCCTGAATACATCTGCTATTTCAGAAGTATTCAACTCGGGGAAGGATTTGTCATTGACCGCAACTAAAAAATAGGACTTTGGTTCTTTTAGGCCAAACGCCTCAGCAGTTAATAACTTAGATTCTTGGTTATACTTTTCGACACGGTCATCAATCAGTTCAAGCTGTTGCCGGCTTAAAATTACATGCGGTTCAAACATAAGGTATGAACCATCAAAGAGATGACCAGTAGATTCCCTCACCACATCTAATTTTTCTTTCAACGCATCAATATTTATTGATGCGTAACATATTATATCAATTGACATTTACACACCTTACTCGATTTTTATCGGTTTTCCAGACTGATCAATAACAATAATTTTATCTAACCCTTTTATCGACTAATAGTTAAGTTTTTTGTCAATCGAAGTCTCAGTCTGCACCTTAAGGGATACTGACTGGAAGTTGCGGGGTTAGGACGGATACTTCGACCATAGTCACCATTGAGCACAGTCAACTCCTGATCCATATTGTGACTGCATGACCGACAAAAAACCCCGATATTTTTCAGGGGCCGAAATTACGTTATTTAAGGTCTGGATAGTTTCTCTATTTTTTCTATATCCATAACCAATTTAGCATCAAGGTTATTTTTATCCAACTGACTTAATAAAGAACTCACCCTCCGAAAACAGGGCAATGCAACTTTTATCTTGTCACTATTTAAAGAAACTATAGACGATATTAATTGCCCATCATAATCATATCCAGCAAGAGGGTTCTTCTTTAAAATAATTTCGGCTTTTGGTAGTACATCGGCTAAAAATAGATCTTGCCTTATTGCTCGAGCAACATCACTAACATCTAACTCATCAAGAGGAGCATCCAAAATACCACTAAACCATTCATCTAAAGATGAACGTTTATTTGGATCATAATTGCTATTACTAATCAGTAATAGCTCTCTAAATGTTGTCATGTTTCGTATTCCTTATTGTTAATTTAAACTTCCTGAAGCGAGTTCAGATACCTCTCAGTGATATCATCATTACCTGTCATTTTCAGAGTTAGATAAAACCACTATTCAAGGTTATTTATAGCCACAGCATTTAATATTGTTTCTACAGGTAAAATATATAATATATCTTTTACCTCCTCGGGAAGTTTATCATATTTCAAGTGAAATGCTGCTTTACAATCTTCCAGCGCTACCCTCGCTGCCGCCACGATTTCCGGCGTGGCTCCCACTATCATTGCACCACCGGCAAACCTGCCACACCGGCTGAGACTACGAGATTACCTTCAGCGATCCCTTTCGCAATCTCTGCTTTACAAGCAGTTCCACATTCGTCGCTTTTACCTAACCAGAACCCTAATGTCGTCCCGGCATCTGCACCAAAAGCGTTATTCTCCACAACAACGTTATCCGTTGGAAAGTCGGCCGATGAACCTATTTTTTCCCTTTCTTGTCAGTTGGTTATGTAAGTAGACCGCTTTTAGTTCCACACACTTTTTGAGATTTCCAGGTTTTCAGCCATTAGCCGGTACTCTTCCGGCATCAGGTTATTCAGGGATTCATGAGGTCGCTCGCTGTTGTATTCCGTCAACCAGCGCTCTGTGATTTCCCTCGCTTCATTCAGGGTTCTGAACAGATAAAAATCCAGTATCTCTGTCCGGTACGTTCGGTTAAAACGTTCGATGAAGGCATTCTGCGTTGGTTTTCCCGGTTTGATAAATTCCAGCATCACGCCATGCTCTTCAGCCCACTGCGCCAAAGTCAGCGAGATTAGTTCCGGGCCATTGTCCATCCGCAGTTTCAGCGGATAACCACGGTTTGCCACGATCCTGTCCAGTACCCGAACAACCCTCTGCGCCGGGATATTCAGATCGATTTCTATTGCGAGAGCCTCGCGGTTAGTCATCCACCACATTGAAGGTCCGAAAGCGTCTGCCGCAGACCAGCGCATCATGCATAAAATCTATCGACCAGCTCTGGTTAAGTGCTTCCGGCGTCGCCAGCGGAGCCGGATTGCGCACTGGCAGACGTTGTTTTCCCTTACGGCGAAAATTCAGTTTCAGCAGGCAGTAAGTCCGGTGAACTCTTTTATGATTCCAGACATTGCCTTGCCTGCGCAGCACCTGAAACAGCTTCTTAAAGCCGTAACGGGGATAGCATTCAGCCACCTCCGCCAGAGCCTGGATCACCGGTTCATCGCGACGGGTATCCGGCTGATAAAAATACACAGTCCTGCTCAGCGATAATGTCCTGCATGCCTGGCGTATGCTCATCGCAAACTGCGCGGTCAGGTAACTGACGAGCTCACGCTTTATCGCTGGTTTTAAAGCTTTTTTTCGATGACATCTTTCAGCGCACGACACTCGAGACTCAGATCGGCAAACATCTGTTTGAGACGACGATTTTCGTCCTCCAGCTCTTTCATCTTTTTGATATCAGAGGCTTCCATACCACCAAACTTCGCTTTCCAGTTAATGGGATGGACTACCTCCCCCCTCTGCGGTTAACTGTACGAAATACGTTCAGCAGGAGAATCACCATGAATATCGTATTTCTGGGTATTGATCTGGCTAAAAATATCTTTCAGCTCTGCGGATTAAACTAGGCCGGTAAGCTGGTTTATACAAAACGCACTGGACGAAAAGAATTACTCCAGACTGTGGCGAATATTCCGGCATGTCTGATTGGTGTCGAGGCATCCACTGGGGCATTTTACTGGCAACGTGAATTTGAAAAACTGGGACATAAAGTAAAAGTTATTAGCCCTCAGTATGTAAAACCTTTTGTCCGTGGCCAAAAAAATGACGGCAATGATGCGCAGGCGATAGCTGTGGCTCTGATGCAACCTACGATGCAGTTTGTTCCACCGAAAAGCCCTGAACAGCCGGATATTCAGGCTCTGCACCGAGCAGGACAGCGTATTGTCAATCATCGTACTGCGACAGTCTGCCAAATCCGAGGACTGCTGCTTGACCGGGGAATAACAATCGGCGCGGCAGTTTCAAGAGTTCGTCGTGCCGTTCCGCTTATCCTTGAAGATGCTGAAAATGGTCTCAGCGCCAGAATGCGGAGGACAATTGCAGAACTCTATGATCTCTTTAACGATCTTGGTCGTCGTATAAACTTTTTTGATAAAGAAATTGATGTTGTGTTCAGGCAATCAGAAGCCTGTCAGCGCATTGCCAAAGTTAAAGGCATTGGTCCTAAAACAGCCACGGCTGTTATTGCCGCGATTGGCAGAGGAACCGAATTTAAAAATGGTCGTCACCTTGCCGCATGGCTTGGTCTGGTTCCACGACAACACTCGAGTGGCGACAAGCAGGTGTTGATGAATATGACGAAAAAAGGCGACAAGCATTTGCGGACGCTTTTTATTCATGGTGCCCGCGCTGTCATCAGAGTTGCCACGAATAACAATGATGGCTGTCTGCATCAGTGGGTTAACCAGTTGAAGGAACGGCGCGGGTTTAATAAAACGACCGTGGCGGTCGCTAACAAGAACGCGAGAATAATTTGGTCGATGCTGAGAAATGATACCGAGTATCAGTCAGTTGGAAGTTAGTGCCCAGCCAGAAGAGTTGCAGTGTACTGAAAAATGGTGACAGGTTGCACCTGCACAATCGGAACCTGACTATTATATTGGCCTCAGAGGCCGTCCAGTTGTTGAGGCGATTGTGTGCGGATTACCCATTTGGGCACAGGTTAGTATTCCTGATGCCGGATAGATGTAAGCAACAACCCAAAACCAGATTCAGTACTTGCAAAACGGAGGTAGTCCATAGATGTAATAGCTGGCTTCGGAAATTCCGGCTTCGCGGCAGACATCCTTGACGGTACGTCCGGCTTCGACGGACTTGAGAACGGCGATGATCTGGTGCTCAGTGAATCGGGCTTTACACATGGTGATCTCCTCGAGGGACATAAACAGTATGTCGGAAGATCTCTAAAAATGAATGGTTCGATTTGCTGGGATACTTACAATGTGTTAATTCAGAAGATCTGTTGAGACATTGCCAGTATCAAAGAACTCCTTGAATGACCCAACGACAAGATCGAAATCATTTGTTAGCTGGTTCTCCGGCCAATAATCCCCATAAATCTGTATTTTTTTATCCTTACCAGATTTCGATTTATCCCAATAGGAACGGACCGTTAAATCAGATTCCGAACACTCTAGTAACGTCAAGAGATAGAAACCATCATCTGTAGACACATCTAAATTCATTGGTCCAATATCAGATTCAGGTAAAATGCGGAGCCTTACACCACCTGAACCTCCCTTCAATTCCATCAGAAATTCTTCTACATCACTCCACTTGGGACTGCGAACA contains these protein-coding regions:
- a CDS encoding contact-dependent growth inhibition system immunity protein; the protein is MTTFRELLLISNSNYDPNKRSSLDEWFSGILDAPLDELDVSDVARAIRQDLFLADVLPKAEIILKKNPLAGYDYDGQLISSIVSLNSDKIKVALPCFRRVSSLLSQLDKNNLDAKLVMDIEKIEKLSRP
- a CDS encoding DUF6896 domain-containing protein; this encodes MITKNEILYFITLQDKLIKAFFIAYPDIRDFELLLDFPKKGHVLVNGDEWRFIKHGRGIKFLIEDLQSVRVVDVNSDIKNTKLIDTWRLSQYFSLCNDCEVKTLLDEMVISGVLQKASKNKYELQSRKY
- a CDS encoding barstar family protein is translated as MKEIILDGEILNSEPEFHKAMSDLLDFFPYYGRNLDALRDRLSNDVERPVKIVWVNSNYSKRCLGECFNKIVQIFEQTKQQDIQFHWDEKFDYILK
- a CDS encoding DUF6911 family protein gives rise to the protein MKDEFEVDFYLHARNSFTRVRSPKWSDVEEFLMELKGGSGGVRLRILPESDIGPMNLDVSTDDGFYLLTLLECSESDLTVRSYWDKSKSGKDKKIQIYGDYWPENQLTNDFDLVVGSFKEFFDTGNVSTDLLN
- a CDS encoding DUF6911 family protein — protein: MKAELEAEFYLSGKNSFTRIRRPEWSDVKELLLKLRGKQGSMRLVVLPEPSVGPVNIDVSTGNGFYLITLLEYSENDSDVRSYWDMSKVDNKITVLGEIWPERQLIKDFDLVVRIFKEFFDTGNVSTDLLN